The Nitrospira sp. KM1 genome includes a window with the following:
- a CDS encoding cytochrome ubiquinol oxidase subunit I, which yields MSGVPSRRNGIIRLLSLLGAFALMVIVLAMASPVRGDEGESAREPGSEVGRDVYYKTEGVISGLPAPKTVDNVEHYPRYNFESRVLIWFANQQHLYYGSFVLAVPIFCMIIELMGMVTKDKALARRYDQLAYDFVKISLTAYSLTAILGGILLFTFLTLYPTFFGYLASIFRPVMHLYALLFVAESGTLYIYYYGWDKMREGFLKWIHLSLSVVLNTIGTVLMFLANSWIAFMMSPAGVDEEGRYLGNIWHVMHTALWNPLNIHRILGNMAFGGSVVAAYAAYRFLAARNQEERAHYDWMGYVAMFIAVLFLVPLPFAGYWLMREVYAYRQQMGITLMGGLLAWLFIIQATMIGALFLTTSYYLWQCLGRMRGAEHYQRYIKYLVFIMTVGFLVFITPHTMVMTPAELKAMGGQQHPVLGNYGVMSAKNGGINTIIVTTILSFIWYQRGNKIPTVSWAKFGNIFMGTFFFFAYVNIIWLAVYGYYIPANVRVGLSVPQVATTLSCLVFMTALNLGMLKAAKQGGTVEWGRMSPRSQYALIMLATEFTWMMALMGYIRSSVRLFWHVNEIMRDNSPWAYTHTVGFAANMISFNVLFFWTSILFVFWLASLAVKKQPSHEQESANAPLPHPAVAIKSTGHT from the coding sequence ATGTCGGGTGTACCGTCACGTCGGAACGGAATCATTCGGTTACTCAGTCTGCTCGGGGCATTCGCGCTCATGGTGATCGTGCTGGCAATGGCGTCACCCGTTCGTGGTGATGAGGGGGAATCCGCACGCGAACCGGGTTCTGAAGTCGGCCGGGACGTCTATTACAAGACCGAAGGGGTCATCAGCGGTCTGCCGGCTCCCAAGACGGTCGATAATGTCGAACACTATCCCCGATATAACTTCGAAAGCCGAGTGCTCATCTGGTTCGCAAACCAGCAACATCTCTATTACGGCAGTTTCGTGCTGGCCGTCCCGATCTTTTGCATGATCATCGAGCTCATGGGAATGGTGACAAAGGACAAAGCGTTGGCGAGACGGTATGATCAGCTTGCCTACGATTTCGTGAAGATCAGTCTCACCGCCTATTCGCTGACAGCCATCCTCGGTGGCATCCTCCTATTTACGTTTCTCACGCTGTACCCCACCTTTTTCGGATATCTCGCGAGCATTTTCCGTCCGGTCATGCATCTCTATGCGCTGCTTTTCGTCGCCGAAAGCGGGACGCTCTACATTTACTATTACGGTTGGGACAAGATGCGCGAGGGATTCTTGAAGTGGATCCACCTGAGCCTGTCCGTCGTGCTCAACACGATCGGCACCGTGCTGATGTTTCTCGCCAACTCGTGGATCGCATTCATGATGTCGCCTGCCGGTGTGGATGAGGAAGGGCGCTATCTGGGGAACATCTGGCATGTGATGCACACCGCGTTGTGGAATCCGCTCAACATCCACCGGATACTCGGAAACATGGCGTTCGGCGGCAGCGTCGTCGCCGCATACGCCGCCTACCGGTTTCTCGCGGCCAGGAATCAGGAAGAGCGCGCACATTACGACTGGATGGGCTATGTCGCGATGTTCATCGCCGTGCTCTTCCTCGTTCCGCTGCCTTTTGCCGGATACTGGCTGATGCGCGAGGTCTATGCCTACCGTCAGCAGATGGGGATTACGCTGATGGGGGGGCTGCTGGCCTGGCTGTTCATCATCCAGGCGACCATGATCGGCGCCCTGTTCCTCACCACCAGCTACTACCTGTGGCAGTGTTTGGGCCGCATGCGAGGAGCAGAGCACTATCAACGATACATTAAATATTTGGTGTTCATCATGACGGTCGGGTTTCTGGTATTCATCACGCCGCATACGATGGTGATGACGCCGGCCGAACTCAAGGCCATGGGAGGGCAGCAACATCCTGTTCTCGGCAATTACGGCGTGATGTCGGCAAAGAATGGTGGCATCAACACGATCATTGTGACCACGATTCTGAGCTTCATCTGGTATCAGCGTGGAAACAAGATTCCGACCGTCTCCTGGGCCAAATTCGGCAACATCTTCATGGGGACGTTTTTCTTCTTTGCCTACGTCAACATCATCTGGCTCGCCGTCTACGGGTATTACATTCCGGCGAACGTCCGAGTCGGATTATCGGTGCCGCAGGTGGCAACGACGCTGTCCTGTCTTGTGTTCATGACGGCGCTGAATCTGGGCATGCTGAAGGCAGCGAAGCAAGGAGGAACGGTCGAATGGGGTCGAATGTCCCCAAGATCCCAGTATGCCCTGATCATGCTCGCGACTGAATTTACTTGGATGATGGCGTTGATGGGGTATATCCGCTCGTCCGTCCGTCTTTTCTGGCACGTCAACGAAATCATGCGTGATAATTCACCCTGGGCGTATACGCATACGGTGGGATTCGCAGCCAACATGATCTCCTTCAATGTGTTGTTTTTCTGGACGAGCATTCTGTTCGTCTTTTGGCTGGCTTCATTGGCGGTGAAAAAGCAGCCCTCGCATGAACAGGAGAGTGCGAATGCGCCGCTTCCGCACCCCGCCGTCGCCATAAAATCGACTGGTCATACCTGA
- a CDS encoding formylglycine-generating enzyme family protein, whose translation MQRRNVICGLMVAGLCCGGGAAIALDVADVTREWTAEGKKLAAERIKLPAHDEMVRIPAGPFIMGSDRKVDRNSYAAEYPQRKVHVDAYEIDKYEVTTVQFLKFVLAHDLPPLIDWQYDGGNFQDTMANHPVMHISWFDADAYCKWAGKRLPTSAEWEKAARGDDGRIYPWGNQPAGLSRANFGRTGLSGPVRDRPERLLLYPPIVSVDKYENAVSPYGVFQMAGNVAEWTSDWYDSNYYKTASDRNPKGPAQGTQKAFRGGGWIDSTPSVRPAQRNGTDPNTKMNWLGFRCARDVKDAGEASEPPPPQSKLE comes from the coding sequence GTGCAGCGCAGGAATGTCATTTGCGGCCTCATGGTCGCGGGATTGTGTTGCGGTGGCGGGGCGGCGATCGCGCTGGATGTGGCTGATGTGACCAGAGAATGGACGGCGGAGGGCAAGAAGCTTGCGGCTGAGCGCATCAAACTTCCTGCGCACGATGAAATGGTCCGGATCCCGGCCGGCCCGTTCATCATGGGAAGCGACCGGAAGGTGGATAGGAATTCCTACGCCGCAGAGTATCCACAACGCAAGGTGCATGTGGATGCCTATGAGATCGACAAGTATGAAGTCACCACCGTCCAATTCTTAAAATTTGTCCTCGCCCACGATCTTCCCCCGCTCATTGATTGGCAGTATGACGGAGGAAACTTCCAAGACACGATGGCCAATCATCCGGTCATGCATATCTCATGGTTCGATGCCGACGCCTATTGCAAATGGGCGGGCAAGCGATTGCCGACCTCCGCGGAATGGGAAAAAGCCGCTAGAGGCGACGATGGGCGCATTTATCCCTGGGGCAATCAGCCTGCGGGCCTCAGCCGTGCGAACTTCGGCCGTACGGGGTTATCGGGACCAGTCCGAGATAGGCCGGAACGGCTGTTGCTATATCCGCCAATCGTCTCCGTAGACAAATACGAGAATGCGGTGAGTCCCTATGGGGTCTTTCAAATGGCCGGTAATGTAGCGGAGTGGACGTCCGACTGGTACGACTCAAATTATTACAAAACCGCATCCGACCGTAATCCTAAAGGCCCTGCGCAGGGCACCCAGAAGGCCTTCCGAGGCGGAGGATGGATTGACAGCACACCATCCGTGCGGCCTGCCCAACGAAACGGGACAGACCCGAACACGAAAATGAATTGGCTCGGGTTCCGTTGCGCACGTGACGTCAAGGATGCCGGTGAAGCCTCTGAGCCACCACCGCCGCAGTCTAAATTGGAATAG
- a CDS encoding zinc-dependent alcohol dehydrogenase family protein — protein MHAMVLNATGPVARSPLEFCAVPVPAPGPTDVLVRITVCGLCRTDLHVIEGELDRPALPLIPGHQAVGVIEEIGSAVRDRAVGQRVGIAWLQGTCGQCTFCRSGRENLCLDARFTGYQVNGGFAEYATVPEAFAYAIPEVFGDEEAAPLLCAGIIGYRALRQCGIRPGQRLGLYGFGASAHIAIQIARHWDCEVYVCSLKPEHRQLARELGARWVGGAADVPPVGLHGSIIFAPAGELVPPALRALERGGTLAIAGIHMSPIPSIDYDRDLFGERVLRSVTANTRQDGSELLTVASEIPIKTRTTRFGLRDANQALQALKAGSFSGAGVLKMM, from the coding sequence ATGCACGCGATGGTTCTCAACGCCACAGGCCCTGTGGCGCGGAGTCCGTTGGAATTTTGCGCCGTCCCGGTTCCGGCGCCGGGCCCTACGGACGTTCTGGTACGCATCACGGTGTGCGGCTTGTGCCGCACTGATTTGCATGTGATCGAAGGTGAGCTCGATCGGCCCGCTCTTCCATTGATTCCTGGCCATCAGGCCGTCGGCGTCATTGAAGAGATCGGCTCGGCGGTGCGCGACCGCGCCGTAGGCCAGCGGGTTGGGATCGCATGGCTGCAAGGAACCTGCGGTCAGTGCACTTTTTGCCGCAGCGGACGAGAGAATTTGTGTCTTGACGCGCGGTTTACGGGCTATCAAGTCAACGGAGGATTTGCCGAATACGCGACCGTTCCGGAAGCGTTTGCGTATGCGATTCCCGAGGTTTTCGGTGACGAAGAGGCCGCCCCGCTCCTCTGCGCGGGCATCATCGGGTATCGAGCGCTGCGGCAGTGCGGAATTCGGCCGGGGCAGCGGCTTGGACTGTACGGCTTCGGCGCATCCGCCCACATTGCCATTCAGATCGCGCGCCATTGGGACTGCGAGGTCTATGTCTGTTCGTTAAAGCCGGAACATCGGCAATTGGCTCGCGAGCTTGGCGCTCGATGGGTGGGAGGGGCCGCCGACGTTCCACCTGTCGGGTTGCATGGATCGATCATATTCGCTCCGGCTGGTGAACTGGTGCCGCCCGCGCTGAGGGCCTTGGAACGGGGAGGCACGCTGGCGATCGCCGGAATTCACATGAGTCCGATTCCATCGATTGACTATGATCGTGACTTGTTCGGCGAACGCGTGCTTCGCAGCGTCACCGCGAATACCCGCCAGGACGGATCGGAGCTGTTAACGGTCGCTTCGGAAATTCCCATTAAGACGAGGACGACGCGCTTTGGCCTGCGGGATGCCAATCAGGCGCTTCAGGCGTTGAAGGCCGGTTCGTTTAGCGGCGCCGGCGTGTTGAAAATGATGTAA
- a CDS encoding YceI family protein has translation MKTSVRSVSTWTCAFSVVVAGWIGLIPLSARGEVARWNVDPEHSTVEFRVAHMVVSKTTGRFTDYTGFAEMDAEAGTFKAIEATIKTASITTNHEKRDAHLKNPDFFDVEKYPTMTYKMKNYKKTGDGYTAVGDLTLHGVTKEVTLTGTFNGVSKDPWGNTRAGFSGEGTVNRKDFGMVWSKALDSGGFVVGDDVHIKLDVECIKAKQP, from the coding sequence ATGAAGACATCCGTTCGCTCAGTCAGCACTTGGACCTGCGCCTTCTCAGTCGTTGTGGCAGGATGGATCGGTTTGATCCCTCTCTCCGCGCGAGGCGAGGTCGCGCGTTGGAACGTCGATCCCGAACACTCGACCGTGGAATTTCGCGTCGCGCACATGGTCGTGTCGAAAACGACGGGACGTTTTACGGACTATACAGGCTTCGCCGAGATGGACGCCGAGGCGGGAACGTTCAAGGCTATCGAGGCCACGATCAAGACCGCATCGATCACGACTAACCATGAAAAGCGGGATGCGCATCTGAAGAATCCAGACTTTTTCGATGTCGAAAAGTATCCGACCATGACCTACAAAATGAAGAACTACAAGAAAACGGGTGACGGGTACACTGCGGTCGGAGATTTGACACTCCATGGCGTGACCAAAGAAGTCACGTTGACCGGCACGTTTAACGGCGTGAGCAAAGATCCTTGGGGCAACACCAGGGCGGGGTTCAGCGGGGAGGGAACGGTGAACCGAAAAGACTTCGGCATGGTCTGGAGCAAAGCCTTGGACAGCGGTGGATTCGTCGTTGGCGACGATGTTCATATCAAGCTGGACGTCGAATGCATCAAGGCCAAACAACCCTGA
- a CDS encoding energy transducer TonB translates to MAARLYRKPLFLAGLGSAILAGLFLVVESDAASPAGQTPPKRWTRFELSQTGTAGDVQTGQPLVLDIILGGVAQGSLPVVAICESVLFESQTATLEPDSESSGLKATLTLEPIPMSRTSIKPKAARIQVTFARFRQDRFERFMRRIVYVTLDRQEVPTDNQQPTSARSEDPTPGEAAPDESQPDVLPVTAEPLAEEDLMPLAEPGQGKAYWHHVSHLVSRSWAKQVREVRRGPSSETVKVRFRLFSTGRAQLIEIEKGSGAREIDEAGIHAVINAQPFPPFPNELGDDSIDVHVRMRTGLKPKPRDVQQVTDQSGGKSDEPPTTPKK, encoded by the coding sequence ATGGCCGCTCGGCTTTACCGGAAACCCCTATTTTTGGCAGGGCTGGGTTCGGCCATTCTTGCCGGGCTGTTCCTCGTCGTTGAGTCCGATGCAGCCTCCCCAGCCGGCCAGACGCCTCCCAAACGTTGGACGCGATTCGAGCTCAGCCAGACCGGGACCGCGGGCGATGTCCAGACCGGCCAGCCGCTCGTATTGGACATTATCTTGGGGGGAGTCGCTCAAGGGTCGCTTCCGGTCGTGGCGATCTGCGAGTCGGTACTGTTTGAATCGCAGACGGCAACGTTGGAACCGGACAGCGAATCCTCCGGATTGAAGGCGACCTTGACCCTTGAACCGATTCCGATGAGCCGCACCTCCATCAAGCCGAAAGCCGCCCGCATTCAGGTGACGTTTGCCCGATTTAGGCAGGACAGGTTCGAGCGATTCATGCGCCGCATCGTCTATGTCACGTTGGATCGTCAGGAGGTTCCCACCGACAATCAGCAGCCGACGTCGGCCCGGTCTGAAGACCCCACACCAGGCGAGGCTGCTCCGGACGAATCTCAACCCGACGTACTACCAGTGACCGCTGAACCGCTGGCAGAGGAGGACCTGATGCCGTTGGCCGAGCCGGGGCAGGGGAAGGCCTATTGGCACCATGTGAGTCATCTGGTCAGCAGGAGCTGGGCCAAACAGGTGCGGGAGGTACGCCGCGGCCCGAGCAGCGAGACCGTCAAGGTCCGGTTCCGGTTGTTTTCCACCGGCCGGGCTCAGCTGATCGAAATCGAAAAGGGATCCGGAGCCCGCGAAATCGATGAGGCCGGAATTCACGCCGTGATCAATGCCCAGCCGTTCCCGCCGTTCCCCAACGAGTTGGGAGACGATTCCATCGATGTCCACGTGCGCATGAGAACCGGTTTGAAACCGAAGCCGCGCGACGTACAGCAGGTGACCGATCAGTCGGGCGGCAAGTCCGATGAACCGCCTACTACCCCCAAAAAATAG
- the tdh gene encoding L-threonine 3-dehydrogenase: MRALIKIAPQPGLTLTTCPDPAPGPSDAVVRVKATSLCGTDAHIYNWDTWAHSRIHPPRIIGHEMCGEVVEIGSDVTLVKLGDYVAAESHLTCGECFQCRTGQAHVCRNYRILGVDRNGSFAEYVVLPESVLWKTSPSVPPEFASVQEPLGNAVDAALVEDLTGHTVLITGCGPTGLFAAAVARTAGAATIIASDISEYRLALAKQVGVDHVLNPGIDGPDRIAEAIREMTSGEGVDASLEMSGNPDALHQAFRAVKNGGRVTLFGIPTGPITCDLANEIIFKGIRVYGITGRRLFSTWYRLGGLLKAGLNIKPIVTHTMPMHDFARGFELINSGRCGKIVLFP, from the coding sequence ATGCGCGCTTTGATCAAGATTGCGCCGCAACCGGGACTGACACTCACGACATGCCCGGATCCCGCTCCTGGTCCATCCGACGCGGTGGTCCGTGTCAAAGCCACCTCACTGTGCGGCACCGACGCGCATATATACAATTGGGACACGTGGGCTCACAGCCGCATCCACCCCCCTCGTATCATCGGTCACGAGATGTGCGGCGAGGTGGTCGAAATCGGCTCCGACGTGACGTTGGTCAAACTGGGTGACTATGTGGCCGCCGAATCCCATCTGACGTGCGGGGAGTGTTTCCAATGCCGCACCGGACAGGCTCACGTATGCCGGAACTACCGTATCCTCGGAGTTGATCGCAATGGATCGTTCGCTGAGTATGTCGTCCTCCCCGAAAGCGTACTGTGGAAAACGTCGCCCTCGGTGCCTCCAGAATTTGCCTCGGTGCAGGAGCCGTTGGGTAATGCCGTGGATGCCGCACTGGTTGAAGATCTCACCGGACACACCGTGCTCATTACCGGATGCGGTCCGACGGGCTTGTTTGCCGCCGCGGTGGCCAGAACGGCGGGGGCGGCCACGATTATCGCCTCCGATATCAGCGAATACCGGCTGGCTCTGGCCAAGCAGGTCGGCGTGGACCACGTACTCAATCCCGGGATAGATGGTCCGGACCGTATCGCCGAGGCCATCCGTGAAATGACCTCCGGCGAAGGGGTCGACGCATCCCTTGAAATGTCGGGCAATCCCGATGCCCTGCATCAGGCGTTCCGTGCCGTCAAGAACGGAGGACGGGTGACCCTGTTTGGCATTCCGACAGGTCCGATCACATGCGATCTCGCCAATGAAATCATCTTCAAGGGCATCCGTGTCTACGGCATCACCGGCAGGAGGTTGTTCAGCACGTGGTATCGTCTGGGAGGCCTGTTGAAGGCCGGATTGAACATCAAACCGATTGTGACGCACACGATGCCGATGCACGATTTTGCGCGCGGGTTCGAGCTGATCAATTCGGGCCGATGCGGCAAAATCGTGTTGTTTCCCTGA
- a CDS encoding glycine C-acetyltransferase has translation MAYRSFHTVVEDALRDIRSKGLQKSERHLLGPQGPNIRVSQGDVLNLCANNYLGLANHADLVNAAIAGLRRYGYGMASVRFICGTQDLHRELEQAISGFLGTDNTILYSSCFDANGGLFEVLLDDRDAIISDALNHASLIDGIRLCKAKRFRYSHSDMAELEARLNEARQCRLRLIATDGVFSMDGDLAKLDQIVELADRYDAAVVVDDSHATGVLGRQGRGTPDHFGVGERVEIVTGTLGKSLGGASGGFTSGKANLIEILRQRSRPYLFSNALPPAVAAASLQALELVRKGDDLRARLYEHAAYFRRALTGLGFRLVPGEHPIIPVLLGDAARASAMADDLLTEGIYVVGFSYPVVPEGQARIRVQMSAAHTRTQLEQAVAAFGRVGRRLQVIS, from the coding sequence ATGGCCTACCGATCATTTCACACCGTCGTCGAAGACGCATTACGCGACATCCGCTCGAAAGGGCTTCAGAAATCCGAGCGCCATCTTCTCGGCCCGCAAGGACCGAACATTCGCGTCTCGCAGGGAGACGTGTTGAACCTATGCGCCAACAATTATCTGGGCTTGGCCAATCATGCTGACTTGGTGAACGCGGCCATAGCCGGACTCCGCCGCTACGGGTACGGCATGGCTTCGGTCCGCTTCATCTGCGGAACCCAGGACCTTCATAGGGAACTTGAACAAGCCATCAGCGGCTTCCTCGGTACGGACAATACGATTCTTTACAGCTCATGTTTCGATGCAAACGGGGGTTTATTCGAGGTGCTGCTGGACGACCGTGACGCCATCATCAGCGATGCCCTGAACCATGCCAGCCTGATCGACGGGATCAGGCTCTGCAAGGCGAAGCGATTCCGGTATTCGCACTCGGACATGGCCGAACTCGAAGCCCGGTTGAACGAAGCTCGTCAATGCCGTCTTCGGCTCATCGCGACCGATGGGGTCTTCTCCATGGACGGCGACCTCGCCAAACTGGACCAGATCGTCGAACTCGCAGACCGCTATGACGCAGCAGTGGTCGTCGACGACAGTCATGCGACCGGCGTCCTGGGACGACAGGGACGGGGAACTCCGGATCATTTCGGAGTAGGCGAACGCGTGGAGATCGTGACAGGGACATTGGGGAAGTCGCTGGGAGGCGCGAGCGGTGGATTCACGTCGGGGAAAGCAAACCTGATCGAGATCCTTCGTCAACGATCCCGGCCCTATCTGTTTTCCAATGCGCTTCCCCCGGCGGTCGCTGCGGCATCTCTGCAGGCATTGGAACTCGTGCGGAAGGGCGACGACTTGCGGGCACGATTGTACGAACATGCCGCCTATTTCAGGCGCGCGCTGACAGGGCTCGGGTTCCGCCTCGTTCCGGGTGAGCACCCGATCATTCCGGTCCTGTTGGGCGATGCAGCCAGGGCGTCCGCCATGGCCGATGATCTATTGACGGAGGGGATCTACGTCGTGGGATTCAGTTACCCGGTCGTCCCGGAGGGCCAGGCACGGATCCGAGTCCAGATGTCGGCCGCCCACACGCGGACGCAGCTCGAACAGGCCGTCGCGGCGTTTGGACGAGTCGGCCGGCGTCTCCAAGTCATCTCTTGA
- a CDS encoding VacJ family lipoprotein translates to MTGGRWFALWFMCLFAGGCAEQSALVTSTPAIHDQSGTRSLFDIPGTSSALSATGADPLLAAAAPPMPPRTDAVEDEPIDPFANLSDAGDQEEYDPWEPLNTKIFEFNRHVDRYVLKPVAKGYNFVVPDLVQVGISNMFYNLRFAPRFLNNVFQGKAKGATIEVGRFLLNSTVGIGGFFDLAKEVDLVTPEEDLGQTLGFYGMKPGPYVMVPFMQPFTVRDLVGYVGDIFLNPINWLVVPIIEVEGVPSVIAHKNRFTTSMVQIGARVGEIVNERSRNLENYQGVEEATLDLYAAVRNAYLQRRAQAIKE, encoded by the coding sequence GTGACAGGTGGGCGTTGGTTCGCTCTGTGGTTCATGTGCCTGTTCGCCGGCGGGTGCGCGGAGCAATCCGCGTTGGTGACCTCCACGCCGGCCATTCATGATCAATCAGGCACCCGCTCCCTATTTGACATTCCAGGGACATCCTCCGCGCTGTCAGCGACAGGCGCGGACCCTCTCCTGGCCGCGGCCGCTCCGCCCATGCCTCCCCGAACCGATGCTGTGGAGGACGAGCCGATCGACCCGTTCGCCAATCTTTCAGACGCCGGCGATCAAGAAGAGTACGATCCTTGGGAACCGCTGAACACAAAAATCTTTGAGTTCAATCGGCACGTCGACCGGTACGTTCTCAAGCCGGTGGCCAAGGGATACAACTTTGTCGTACCCGACCTCGTCCAGGTCGGCATCAGCAATATGTTTTACAACCTCCGGTTTGCCCCTCGTTTTCTGAATAACGTATTTCAAGGCAAGGCCAAAGGTGCCACCATCGAAGTCGGAAGATTTCTGCTCAACAGCACGGTTGGAATCGGGGGATTTTTCGATTTGGCCAAAGAGGTCGACCTGGTCACACCCGAAGAGGATCTGGGACAGACGTTGGGATTTTACGGGATGAAACCTGGGCCGTACGTCATGGTGCCGTTCATGCAGCCGTTCACGGTGCGTGACTTGGTCGGGTATGTGGGTGATATCTTTTTGAATCCGATCAACTGGCTTGTCGTGCCGATCATCGAGGTCGAGGGTGTGCCGTCGGTGATCGCGCACAAAAACAGGTTTACGACAAGTATGGTGCAGATCGGCGCACGGGTAGGTGAAATCGTCAACGAACGGTCTCGCAACCTCGAAAATTACCAGGGCGTCGAAGAAGCCACGTTAGATTTGTACGCCGCCGTTCGGAACGCCTATCTCCAGCGTCGAGCGCAGGCCATCAAGGAATAG
- a CDS encoding alpha/beta hydrolase, translated as MKTSVSFPAQSIFRNILMIGYAPSIHPPDSCPGYAMSLLDQLFVFHPDPWQDRDWKQVSGLPLEDIWFPSADGTKLFGWYVETAADRPVLLWCHGNAGNVIHRLENLRALYAYGFSVFIFDYRGYGRSQGRPSEKGLYEDAIGAYDYLTRVRMLRWERLVIFGRSLGAAVAGELAARKPAAGLILESAFPSVEAVGKFLYAGLPVHWLIGAEFRLIDRLPHLSLPKLVIHGDQDDVIPLELGRQVFEAAKPPKSFTVIPGANHNDTYHVGGASYFTTLSEFAMRAIRS; from the coding sequence ATGAAGACATCCGTCTCGTTCCCCGCGCAATCGATCTTCCGTAACATCCTGATGATCGGGTATGCTCCGTCGATTCATCCTCCTGATTCATGCCCCGGGTACGCGATGAGCCTTCTCGACCAACTGTTCGTCTTTCATCCAGATCCATGGCAGGACCGGGACTGGAAACAGGTCAGCGGGTTGCCTCTGGAGGATATCTGGTTTCCATCCGCAGACGGGACGAAATTGTTTGGGTGGTATGTAGAGACCGCAGCAGACCGCCCGGTCTTACTATGGTGTCATGGCAATGCGGGTAACGTGATCCATCGCCTGGAGAATTTGCGTGCACTCTACGCATACGGCTTCTCTGTCTTTATTTTCGATTATCGCGGATACGGCCGCAGCCAGGGCCGCCCTTCGGAGAAGGGGCTCTACGAGGATGCCATCGGAGCCTACGATTATCTCACAAGAGTGCGGATGCTGCGCTGGGAACGGCTTGTGATATTCGGGCGCTCTCTGGGCGCCGCAGTGGCAGGTGAACTCGCCGCCCGCAAGCCGGCCGCCGGCCTCATTCTCGAATCGGCCTTTCCGTCGGTGGAGGCCGTCGGCAAGTTCCTGTATGCCGGTCTGCCGGTCCATTGGCTCATCGGAGCCGAATTTCGGTTGATCGACCGATTGCCGCACTTGTCGCTGCCGAAGCTCGTCATTCACGGTGATCAGGACGATGTGATCCCTCTCGAACTGGGACGGCAGGTGTTTGAAGCGGCGAAACCGCCGAAGTCGTTCACGGTTATTCCCGGCGCCAACCACAACGACACCTATCACGTCGGCGGCGCCTCATATTTCACAACGCTCTCCGAATTTGCGATGCGTGCCATCCGGTCATGA
- a CDS encoding outer membrane protein: MQDEERNDVYLSVYALGSWPINNGVFFQTGTVPDAKISVGAGAGLKVAVFPSIAKGFVGVELESIGQSTDISLPLTTGPGTGAVGRVNLWAFNSMVNLIVRYPHLPMMIPYGGVGGGISSGVLTHADIPGRPDKDFESSSTFGYQFLAGVQSNWSKKVFVFGEYKYLAANYHWQRMSLDFRSHYGLIGVGLRF; encoded by the coding sequence ATGCAGGACGAAGAGCGAAACGATGTGTATTTGAGTGTGTATGCACTGGGAAGTTGGCCGATCAATAATGGAGTATTCTTCCAGACGGGCACGGTGCCCGACGCAAAAATCAGTGTCGGAGCGGGGGCCGGACTCAAGGTGGCCGTTTTCCCGTCAATCGCGAAGGGATTCGTCGGAGTTGAACTCGAATCGATCGGTCAAAGCACGGATATCTCGCTCCCGCTGACAACCGGTCCCGGCACGGGAGCCGTCGGCCGTGTGAATTTGTGGGCGTTCAACAGCATGGTCAATCTCATCGTGCGCTACCCCCATCTCCCGATGATGATCCCCTACGGTGGAGTCGGAGGCGGAATCTCTTCAGGAGTGCTGACTCACGCGGACATTCCCGGGCGCCCGGACAAGGATTTCGAGAGTTCATCGACGTTCGGGTATCAGTTTCTCGCAGGTGTCCAGTCGAACTGGTCGAAGAAGGTATTTGTCTTCGGGGAATACAAATATCTTGCGGCGAATTACCACTGGCAAAGAATGTCGCTCGACTTCCGATCGCATTACGGATTGATCGGAGTAGGACTTCGGTTTTAG
- a CDS encoding TRL-like family protein, with product MKKKAYVLLSFAMVSVISMTLAGCMPVASPMVGIIYTEVKYGMIATTSTATPKEGKACGQTILGWVATGDASISAAKAAGGVTNVAHIDHYAKSILGIIGEWCTIVKGS from the coding sequence ATGAAGAAGAAAGCCTATGTGCTGTTGTCGTTCGCCATGGTCAGCGTTATCAGCATGACGTTGGCCGGCTGTATGCCCGTGGCATCGCCCATGGTCGGCATCATTTATACGGAAGTGAAGTACGGAATGATCGCCACCACCTCCACGGCCACGCCGAAGGAAGGCAAAGCCTGCGGTCAGACAATCCTGGGCTGGGTTGCGACGGGTGATGCGAGCATCTCGGCGGCCAAAGCGGCCGGCGGTGTTACCAACGTGGCTCATATCGACCATTACGCCAAGAGCATTCTCGGAATCATCGGCGAATGGTGTACGATCGTCAAAGGCAGCTGA